cttgcctcattcacagaatttacaTGGGTGGGGTCCAGACAATGCCACCTTCCACTCgtaacccttccatgttttcccaccacttcttccaattTTTTTCTTACTATGCAAAGTCTGTTAagcagaaaaagatggaatagctgcacagtgtcttCTGTCTCTTAGCACTAGTAGTACCTCTctttctggaagcaccccagattTTATATGGCATATTTTGTGGTCCATTACAAGGATCCGTGACATATTTGCACAGTGCAAATTTGAATTTCCTAAAAAAACTGGAAGGAAAAATAAGGCTGTGGTGCAGGCTGTtatgtcattgctgttgttctttATTGCTTTCGTCATTCTTTTTCCACCCCATTACTCCTTGGTTTTAgctattccctcctcccctggggtggccatgtgccctatttTGCAAATGATAGTCCTCTATTTAATGGCATCCTCTATttcagaggtggacaacttgtgaccttcctgatgttttggcctactactcTCATGAACTcgagccagcatagtcaatggtgaggaattctgggtgttgtaggccaaaatatctgtagCGTCAGAAGTTGCCCAGCCATGCGCTATTTGAACGGCTTTCCAGGCCAAGACTGgcataaagataaagaacataGGTAGGGAGAGAAGGGGccatgaagttgtccatcaagcATTAGTACCCTGAACATCATACTGAGGATGCAGTAGTCACATAGGTCATAGAAGAAGATGTGGAAGTGTTTTGCACTGCTCATTATGAGATCTTACTAAGGTGAGATgcgttgtatttctatttaaattatcatctttatttctaaatatgcatctctacatataaattagcatatgcattttatgcaaattaatgTCCTCAGTGACCACCCTAATCCCACGCCCCAATGTTTTAATATGGTACAGAGTGGGCTTCAGTTCTGAAGTAGAAATGCACTGGGAAATCCCTGAACATTTTCTGCCCTCTGAAATGGCAGGCCTTTTTATGGTTTACAGTAGCCTTTTGAACAGCGTATTCTAAATCCATTATTTGGGTTAACGCAGAGGACCATAAACAGGATTTTTTCCACATGCAACATGACTAATGAAAGTGCTGCACATATGATAAAAACTGCTGAAATTTCTATTAAATTTAAACATGATCTTCCTTCAAGTGCATCTTTTTACCCAATCCATTTCTCTcaaatagtaaataaaataaagaatagaAAATAAATACAGTTAGGATAAGAAGGCATAAAAAGCAAGGATGAGTTCTAGGTTTCTCTAAAACTTCTTCAGTACCTTCTTTTTCAATTTGAAATTCTTTGAAGGCAGGGACAGAGATGGATTTAATTTACTTTGTCATTCCTGACAAACAATATAAACCATTCCTCTGAAATAGTTTCTGGTTGGTCAAGGAAGCCATGCTTGTACTTCTGAGTTACCCCATCCagtttctgcttttctttaaaacatgggtaggcaacttgtggccctccagatgttttggcctataacccgtcttaaagaacataagaagtgccctgatgctggatcagaccaagggtccatctagtccagcactcagttcacacagtggccaacaagcaggagggaatctacacgtcgtactgaaggtgcctGTGTGtgcctccagtccgccctcaaaacgatggtgtagacggagaaagaagagatggaggaagaggcggaggaggcggcggctggggaaccggttctgccgagctctccgacctgggtggctcttaccacagcagcaggaggccggcggcggcggcaaggacgcggcctgttccccagccgccgcctcctccgcctcttcctccgtctcttctttctccgtctacaccattgttttgagggcggactggaggcgcacgcaggcgccttcagtatgactgtagattccctccaggacatggtacaacagcaccctcccatccatgttccccagcaactggtcttccttcaccattggctctgtaagtcaaaacatctgaagggccagaaGTTGCTCACCCTTGCTTTAAAGACTCTTCTAAATAGCAAGCCTCTAATATGTATAGCAACCTAAGAAGACCCCTACTtgaccagaccaaaggccttgcCCTGTTTCCCATTTTAACCAACctgatgcctctgggaaacccacaagcaggatgtgagcgggatccctccctcccactgttgttccctagcaactggtattcagaggcaggcaaaaatatGCTGCTGCTTTACTCTGCTGTAACTTTTTCATCATCGGCATCAGCATCCCCCTGGTGTGTGGTGATCATTTATTACTGCTTCTTTACAACTTAGTACCAGTGGCAGTGACTTGTCACAGGCTGCCAAGTGAATCCATGGTGGGGCTAGGATTTAAAATCCACTTTCTTCTTGTCTACCGAACTGCATTAGCAtctcaacaagagaagtttacaCTACTGTTTACTTCCATGGCTTATGTTTTTGGTAGCATCAAGCTCTTGCCCTCTGTAGATGGTTCACTACTCAACGTGGGTTGGTTTTTTCCAATTGGGTTATGACTAACAAGCTTTTAGGGAAGCACAACTGGGAGAAACTACAAATAATATCCAATTTTTATCCTTTAAAGTGTGAGCAAGtgagtgcacatgtgtgtgtttgtgtgtgcgtttcAGGATTTTGTGGCTCTTCTTTTAACACTGTCCTCCATATTATTTTCTCTCTTCCTCAGATATTTCAAGAAGTGCAAGTCTTTCTGAAAAAGAGCTGAAGGAAGCAAAAGCCAGAAGCCAGCGAATTGCTGCCCAGCTgacaaccccacccagctccaaCTCCAAAGGGGTCCTTCTGTTTCATAGGCGCAAGCAACGGGTTAATGCATTTACCTTAGAAGCCCCCAAGACAACAAGCAGAGAACAGGTagctgtggaggaggaggacaacccCAGAGCGAATGCTCACCACAGCATTCCCAGCCATGGGAAAGAGTTCCATTTGAAGCAGACcttaagagaaaagagagagcCAAAAGGATCGTCTTGCCCCAAAGATTCTGGATTGTGGAAACAAAGCAGCACTATGGAGAAGTATGAGGAGAGACTAGTTGTAGAACAGACTCTAGATAATACACAGGGCTCTCAGTGGAATAAAGTAAATAGTGAGAAGAACACCCCATTATCCTCCGAGGAGATTCCAGCTGAAGACTTTCAACAGATCCCTCTCAGTGTGTACCTCAAGGCAAGTACAGGGACAGCTTCAACCAATGGGATGCATGAACTTACAAGCCATGAGTTTGAAAAAGCACCTCTTATTGAACAAGCACCAGCTATCGACCGTTTAGAAAACATATCCCCTATTGTGGATGATGCGCCTGTCACTGACAGGGAGAATAATAGTACCATTCTTGAAAAGGAGCCATACATGCTGCATATTGACAGAGAGAACAATGTTCTTGATAAAGAGCCATATTTACCCATTATTGGCAGTgagaataacaacaacatccCTGACAAGGAGCCGTACATGCCTATGATCGATAGGGAGAATAATATTGTTCTTGACAAGGCACTGAGTGAACCAGTTAGcgaggggaaggagaatggagagCTTCTCAGCAAGGAGCAGGATGTGTTGATCATTGACAACGAGAACATTTTCCCCAGTGCTGAAACTGAGAAACCCATTCTCGTCACTGAGATACAGCCTAATGAAATACCGGCTCCCACTAATAAGCAGTACTGTGAAGTACGCCTGACGTTGTCTAAACCGATGCCTGTGAAGAACCGAACTGCAAGACCTTTTGGAACTCAGTCACTAGCTTCGCCCCCCAcaccagcagcagagaaaagcccCGTAGTAGagcttcctccaccccccacctaTGCAGAAACATTTTCCAGTCCTCCTCCAGTAACAAGGGTCAGGTCACCTCCAGCCTACTCAGCACTGTACCCTAATGAAGAAGAGAAGGCCCCTGTTCCACAAGGGGCTAAGTATGAAGACAGCAGACCAGGACCCCAGTCTGGAGAGAACAAAGAGCCACCTCCAAATAAATCAGGCATTCTGGAGGAGTCTGCAGCCCGCCGAGCAACCAAAAAGTTCATGTTCACCTTCGTTGAGAAGCCAAAAGTGGCTCCTAATCCAGATCTTTTGAATTTAGTCCAGAGAGCAGATAATAGGAAAAAGCAGAAAGGACATGGAGGAGCCATTGCTGAGGAGGAGCCATTTGCTCTGGGAGCAGAAGCCTCTAACTTCCTGCCTGAAAGTAGTTCGATGGAGGGGGCAGCCCAGGCCCCTGGAGATACAGCACCAGAATGGTCTTCGTGTTTAAGGTCACCAAAAATCCAACCCAAGCCAATGATCAAATCCAACCAAAGCCTATCAGAGGCAAGAGGGAAAGGAGCAGAACTCTTTGCCAGAAGGCAGTCGAGGATGCAGAAGTACGTTATTGAGTCACCATCACACCCAGATATAACCAGGTCTCCTTCACCTAcgatgtccctccctccctcctggaaataCGCTTCAGAAACTCATCTCTCCCCCATGGCATTCCATCCCACACCCAGAAGTCCAGCCAGATCTCAGAAGGCTCCTCCTGTACCTTTGTACAACAGCAACATGTCAGAGAGTGAGATTTCGAAAAAGGAGCTGGAAATCTCGAAGCAACAGCCATACCAGCTCCAGTCCTCCTTGTTCATCCTGTCTCCAGTCAAAGGGCCATTAAGGTCTTTACCAAAAGGGGCACCACCGCCAAAGCCTGTGATTCCAGAACCCAGTTATACGAGACAGGCTTCTTGCCCAACGTCTCCCTTGCCACCTCCTCCTATTTTGTATCCACCGGCCCAGCCCAGTCCAAGCAGATCAATGCCTGGTCTGTTTGCCCCATCAGCTGGGACTGTGCATCCATCTCAGAACAGCAGAGCAAGCACGGAAACAGCACCGGAACCCTCTTTTGAATACTCTTCTAGAATTTTGTCGCCACGAGCTAAAGGAGTCTTCCAAGCTCCAAGGCCTTCTTATTCCACCAAGAGTGCAGGAATTGAGCCTCAGGTGTGGAAACCTTCTTTTTACTACAAGTAACGTTATTTAATTAAAAGTGTATGTGCAAGGGTTTGGGTCAGTGGCGATGGGTGGCGTGAAAAAAAGGCAAAATGAAGACAGCTCGCAGGTTACAAATGCAAGCACAACTTGCATATCATGTAGCCCTGTCTCAAACCCCAGTGGGCCAGAGCCCTTTAAAACTAAGGAATTGGAGCTTACGCAAGCAGACAGGGGCTCCCTTGGGCATTTCTAATGAAAAGATCTGTACTAGTAGGAGCCCAGTCTGACCTGGCATGTTGCTGATCTGCCTTAGTTGGGCCAGTCCTGGCAGAATTGTGACATCGGATTCATACATTTGTGCTGATTACCTTCCACGGAGAACTAAACGGCGTGAGAGTGCAGTGCACAATAGGAGTGTAACGTAATCCAAGCATAAGAGTCCTAGAACATTGTTAGCTGAAGCTTGACTGAAACAGGAGGAAGCGTCtgatgccttcttcttcttcttcttctctcatgCCCAGAAACTTTATGGAGCATCAACTCTCTGGCTTCATCTCTGCCTTGCCTTTTGAATTTCTTCTTTGCTCTGCAGGACgttttccctctctcctctcttcaTTCAGAGTCTCCAGCATGACATGCTTGCAACCTCTGCTCTCTGCTGATGCGGAAAGGCATGTGCTCTTTCCCCCACTGATCGCCTTTGATTTCAGACAACATCACCTCCAGCTGATATCTGTTCCTGGCACCCCTACATTTCTGCTTCTTATATTTCCCCTCCCTACTATTCTTTCATTGTCTCCTTCAGACAACAACACTGAGAATCACCTTGGGGTGAAGAGAAGGATGCCAAAACCAAATAATAACAAGAACACAAAATTCACTAGCCTCTCAGCATCCTGTATTTAATGCTCAGTGGTGCTGATTTACCTACCCTGCTTTGCAAACATTAAAATCCACATGGCAGCCCCCATCCCATCATGAAGGGTCTGAAGAGACAGAGTGGAAATCTTTCCTCTGCAACCCAGGAGGTTTCTGCGGGTGTCCTGCTATTAGCTTGTAGAAAGACAAAGTGGGATCTTGGGTTCTGTACCAATTTACGTGAACACAGAGAACATCTTTGATAAAGTTAGCAAAAGCAGGCCTCTGTACAACTATGTAACACAGAGATGCACGTAGCTCAGCACCACCGTTTAGCCCCTGGTGAACATTATAATGAGAAGTCATATGACAGACAATAAGCTGGTTTTGAAGATCTGATTTCAGCATCATGCAATGGAGTCACTTTACAGTTGTCCCACAGAAAAGACATGTTTAGCATT
This window of the Elgaria multicarinata webbii isolate HBS135686 ecotype San Diego chromosome 3, rElgMul1.1.pri, whole genome shotgun sequence genome carries:
- the SYNPO gene encoding synaptopodin; protein product: MNQNPHHFMKPQPDSAEGYGGLEKLQGKEKESHARGLQVGKNCPADPKEQEPKESTREHLPWESGRANGETLSLQRDGSGLPTGGVCPVTTHSSRPSSDLFHPGFSNRADPSQEWKVVKVKRVLISPVGEPRKANFLICCEKVTKGVGITTRPVAAAAKAGTPDPGGAAATASRQTQTALLGEKHGRGAGAERRRLGRGKEPGACGGGVEDLRPPAKGCEDISRSASLSEKELKEAKARSQRIAAQLTTPPSSNSKGVLLFHRRKQRVNAFTLEAPKTTSREQVAVEEEDNPRANAHHSIPSHGKEFHLKQTLREKREPKGSSCPKDSGLWKQSSTMEKYEERLVVEQTLDNTQGSQWNKVNSEKNTPLSSEEIPAEDFQQIPLSVYLKASTGTASTNGMHELTSHEFEKAPLIEQAPAIDRLENISPIVDDAPVTDRENNSTILEKEPYMLHIDRENNVLDKEPYLPIIGSENNNNIPDKEPYMPMIDRENNIVLDKALSEPVSEGKENGELLSKEQDVLIIDNENIFPSAETEKPILVTEIQPNEIPAPTNKQYCEVRLTLSKPMPVKNRTARPFGTQSLASPPTPAAEKSPVVELPPPPTYAETFSSPPPVTRVRSPPAYSALYPNEEEKAPVPQGAKYEDSRPGPQSGENKEPPPNKSGILEESAARRATKKFMFTFVEKPKVAPNPDLLNLVQRADNRKKQKGHGGAIAEEEPFALGAEASNFLPESSSMEGAAQAPGDTAPEWSSCLRSPKIQPKPMIKSNQSLSEARGKGAELFARRQSRMQKYVIESPSHPDITRSPSPTMSLPPSWKYASETHLSPMAFHPTPRSPARSQKAPPVPLYNSNMSESEISKKELEISKQQPYQLQSSLFILSPVKGPLRSLPKGAPPPKPVIPEPSYTRQASCPTSPLPPPPILYPPAQPSPSRSMPGLFAPSAGTVHPSQNSRASTETAPEPSFEYSSRILSPRAKGVFQAPRPSYSTKSAGIEPQERKASLPASPTWTPRQLRRQPSSLDGWLSPAPTPEPEEGLIEAFRATSVMSPQPPMSPSWSERSLSPFRQEMDPKSSRQMQALLARNIINAARRKSTSPKATGVECFRPFTPPADVSSSSSSPKNHSPSPLQSPRPMRMDGYRRVSLPTSMASPQASASSSNSPRLLGSPSPTYRSPLQSPKALRMNGNKYFTLPINAGGSFFSAATNNGPRTMGTHSVAHRDPALSPKPTIMDSHRIFTPLASTSRKSSCVSPKNLGSCSPTLKSPLQSPIVRAHSPVKRNTSMSPTNSDVSLDSEDSGIKSPSIRSLNICPRGWNGNLRLKRGSLPTGAPCTS